Proteins co-encoded in one Streptomyces roseochromogenus subsp. oscitans DS 12.976 genomic window:
- a CDS encoding major capsid protein, translating into MSVADLLKNVSVADLTVYARSIPTPADFLLTQSVFAEAKVQDVKWRVRQSKRRVNAASYRAYDASVPFAKRQAESTQTEGTLPALGQKLLVGEMEQLLLDATRGADEDRLIELLYDDTERHVEAIRSRLELAAGDVLVDGKFTLAGENGLTVEVDYGVPAANMPTAPKPWSAPDADPIADELRWIDYLDSIGAPAPEMVVTSRKAWSHLASNGAYRAAYYGTPAGGQTPTATLNPEQVNSVRGTYGLPPVTLYKAQVWQDDVSKRVLPEDRWIMLPPDRAKWGQTQYGTTTESLALSRGTNPQIEREDAPGIVITRDAEDDPVQIWTKGAAAAMPVLYAPDCHITATVL; encoded by the coding sequence GTGAGCGTCGCCGACCTCCTCAAGAACGTCTCCGTCGCGGACCTGACCGTCTACGCCCGGTCGATCCCGACCCCCGCGGACTTCCTGCTCACCCAGAGTGTCTTCGCCGAAGCCAAGGTCCAGGACGTGAAGTGGCGGGTGCGACAGTCCAAGCGTCGCGTCAATGCCGCGTCCTACCGCGCGTACGACGCCAGCGTGCCGTTCGCGAAGCGCCAGGCCGAGTCCACGCAGACCGAGGGCACCCTGCCGGCACTGGGCCAGAAGCTCCTCGTCGGCGAGATGGAACAGCTTCTCCTCGATGCGACACGCGGCGCGGACGAGGACCGGCTGATCGAACTGCTCTACGACGACACCGAAAGGCACGTCGAGGCCATCCGCTCCCGCCTGGAACTGGCGGCAGGTGACGTCCTGGTCGACGGCAAGTTCACCCTGGCTGGAGAGAACGGCCTGACCGTCGAAGTCGACTACGGCGTGCCCGCGGCGAACATGCCGACCGCTCCGAAGCCGTGGAGCGCCCCGGACGCGGACCCGATCGCAGACGAGTTGCGGTGGATCGACTATCTCGACTCCATCGGCGCTCCGGCGCCGGAGATGGTGGTGACCTCGCGGAAGGCGTGGTCTCACCTGGCGTCGAATGGCGCCTACCGGGCGGCCTACTACGGCACCCCGGCAGGCGGCCAGACACCGACGGCGACCCTGAACCCGGAGCAGGTCAATTCGGTGCGCGGCACGTATGGGCTGCCGCCGGTGACTCTCTACAAGGCGCAGGTGTGGCAGGACGATGTGTCGAAGCGGGTCCTGCCGGAGGACCGGTGGATCATGCTTCCGCCGGACCGGGCGAAGTGGGGCCAGACGCAGTACGGCACCACGACCGAGTCGCTCGCCCTGTCCCGGGGCACGAACCCGCAGATCGAGCGCGAGGACGCCCCGGGCATCGTGATCACTCGTGACGCCGAGGACGACCCGGTGCAGATCTGGACCAAGGGCGCTGCTGCCGCAATGCCGGTCCTGTACGCGCCGGACTGCCACATCACGGCGACCGTCCTGTGA
- the aspS gene encoding aspartate--tRNA(Asn) ligase: protein MIHTTDRVLVSELREHVGRTVSVSGWAHTLRLLSQVQFVVVRDHTGMVQVTHRRGGAGDDIEAALQQLTPESAVRITGRVAENPIVKLHGLEIIPEAVEVLNRAETPLPIDEQTGLEHRLDWRFLDVRRRPAAQLLFAVQSTLEQGMREYAYGQGCTEMHTPKLMGTASESGAEVFELGYFGRSAYLAQSPQFFKQMAIAAGIDRVFEIGPVFRAEPSFTSRHATEFTGVDVELAWIDGVEDVMAFEERMLAHAIARVADAYGEAIRDAFGVEVTVPTVPFPRITMAEAQEMLRAKGWDPQGVKEDLDPEGERGIGALLREHTGHEWVFVTHYPTSVRPFYHMRPADNPSVTLSFDLLWQGLEVTTGAQREHRYDVLVKQAAAKGLRPEPMQDYINVFRYGCPPHGGLGLGLSRVLMVLLGLDSIREATFLFRGPNRLTP, encoded by the coding sequence ATGATCCACACGACCGACCGTGTACTGGTGTCCGAGCTGCGTGAGCACGTGGGCCGGACCGTTTCCGTGTCGGGCTGGGCTCATACTCTGCGGCTGCTGAGTCAGGTGCAGTTCGTCGTCGTACGTGACCACACCGGCATGGTGCAGGTGACCCACCGGCGCGGCGGCGCAGGCGACGACATCGAGGCCGCCCTGCAGCAGCTCACGCCGGAGTCCGCGGTGCGGATCACCGGCCGTGTCGCCGAGAACCCGATCGTGAAGCTCCATGGTCTGGAGATCATCCCAGAGGCGGTCGAGGTCCTGAACCGGGCCGAGACGCCGCTGCCGATCGACGAGCAGACCGGCCTGGAACACCGCCTGGACTGGCGGTTCCTGGACGTCCGGCGCCGCCCGGCCGCGCAGCTGCTGTTCGCTGTGCAGAGCACGCTGGAGCAGGGGATGCGAGAGTACGCGTACGGGCAGGGCTGCACGGAGATGCACACGCCGAAGCTGATGGGCACCGCCTCGGAGTCCGGCGCGGAGGTGTTCGAACTCGGCTACTTCGGCCGCTCTGCCTACCTGGCGCAGTCGCCGCAGTTCTTCAAGCAGATGGCGATCGCGGCCGGCATCGACCGCGTCTTCGAGATCGGTCCGGTGTTCCGCGCCGAGCCGTCGTTCACCTCCCGGCACGCCACCGAGTTCACCGGCGTGGACGTAGAGCTGGCGTGGATCGACGGGGTCGAGGACGTCATGGCGTTCGAGGAGCGGATGCTTGCGCACGCCATCGCCCGGGTCGCCGACGCGTACGGGGAGGCGATCCGGGATGCGTTCGGCGTTGAGGTGACGGTGCCGACGGTGCCGTTCCCACGGATCACGATGGCGGAGGCTCAGGAGATGCTTCGGGCGAAGGGCTGGGACCCGCAGGGTGTGAAGGAGGACCTGGACCCCGAGGGCGAGCGCGGTATCGGCGCGCTTCTCAGGGAGCACACCGGCCATGAATGGGTGTTCGTCACCCACTACCCGACGAGTGTCCGGCCCTTCTACCACATGCGGCCGGCGGACAACCCGTCTGTGACGCTCAGCTTCGACCTGCTGTGGCAGGGGCTGGAAGTTACGACCGGCGCCCAGCGTGAGCACCGCTACGACGTGCTCGTGAAGCAGGCTGCGGCAAAGGGTCTGAGGCCTGAACCGATGCAGGACTACATCAACGTCTTCCGGTACGGCTGCCCGCCCCACGGAGGCCTGGGCCTGGGGCTGAGTCGGGTGCTGATGGTGTTGCTCGGGCTCGACTCGATCCGCGAGGCCACGTTCCTGTTCCGTGGCCCGAACCGGCTGACTCCGTAG
- a CDS encoding asparaginase: MGATRTVAVYSLGGTIAMTTDPATGGVVPALSAHDLLAAVPGLDGHGLELRVHDFRRVPGASLTFDDLTELGAAVDKTLAGGDVDGVVITQGTDTIEETAFFLDLHHGHEQPIIVTGAMRNPTMASPDGPANLHAAVLAAADPRLRGAGALVVLNDEIHAARHVRKSHTTSPAAFTSPGAGPIGRIAEDGVQLTAALPHRYDPLVQPRSRQVRVGLYTVSLSDDGELLAAWDGRCDGLVVAAFGVGHVPQRLVESLERLAAGIPVVLSSRIGNGPVLTRTYGFPGSEKDLISRGLIPAGNLGPYQARLLLHGLLVQDADRETIMEKFSLFAY, translated from the coding sequence ATGGGCGCGACGAGAACGGTTGCTGTCTACTCTCTCGGCGGCACCATCGCCATGACCACCGATCCGGCGACCGGCGGAGTCGTGCCGGCCCTCTCCGCCCACGACCTCCTCGCAGCCGTGCCCGGCTTGGACGGCCACGGACTCGAGCTGCGCGTGCACGACTTCCGCCGTGTGCCCGGTGCCTCGCTGACCTTCGACGACCTCACCGAACTTGGCGCGGCGGTCGACAAGACCCTCGCTGGCGGCGACGTCGACGGTGTTGTGATCACGCAGGGCACCGACACCATCGAGGAGACCGCGTTCTTCCTTGACCTTCATCACGGCCACGAGCAGCCGATCATCGTCACCGGCGCCATGCGCAATCCCACCATGGCAAGTCCCGACGGACCCGCCAACCTGCATGCGGCTGTCCTCGCCGCAGCCGACCCGCGGCTGCGTGGCGCCGGTGCCCTGGTTGTCCTGAACGACGAGATTCACGCGGCACGCCACGTCCGCAAATCCCACACCACCAGCCCCGCCGCCTTCACGTCACCCGGCGCAGGGCCCATCGGCCGGATCGCCGAGGACGGCGTACAGCTAACCGCTGCGCTACCCCACCGCTATGACCCCTTGGTGCAGCCGCGAAGCCGTCAGGTTCGCGTGGGTTTGTACACGGTCAGTCTCAGCGACGATGGGGAACTACTCGCGGCATGGGACGGCCGATGTGACGGGCTCGTCGTCGCTGCCTTCGGTGTCGGTCACGTTCCTCAGCGACTCGTTGAGAGCCTCGAACGGCTCGCCGCAGGGATCCCCGTGGTTCTCTCATCGCGCATCGGAAATGGCCCTGTCCTGACCAGGACGTACGGCTTTCCCGGGTCCGAGAAGGATCTGATCAGCCGTGGGCTCATCCCGGCTGGCAATCTTGGCCCCTACCAAGCACGCCTCCTACTCCATGGGCTGCTGGTACAAGACGCGGACCGCGAGACGATCATGGAGAAGTTCTCTCTCTTCGCGTACTGA
- a CDS encoding DNA phosphorothioation-associated putative methyltransferase, translating to MVQQTWNSDRRLTAISRAGLSVPARQAVLDRQVTPGRSVLDYGCGRGDDVRALQRLDCVAAGWDPFFQPDAKMEPADVVLLTYVLNVIEDPHERRKTLQAAWNLAGTVLVASARLTWEKSKVKGEAFGDGLLTSRQTFQHLFRASELRDYVEEVTGVRTVSAAPGVVYAFKDETARLSYLAHRIVPDAEWLASEDTTSAIAAVVDHVERRGRTPRVEEMPQPMAELLSHLRPNELSRLVRDSADQAKVEEGARRSTLNTLLFLAVELFNGRGPFASLPFSVQLDVRAFFSSYREACQRSDRLLLKLRDDTYVRGAMNASTVGKLTPTALYVHQRAVDRMPTVLRLYEHCASIAAGRPQAWTVAKLRHQGRAVSWLDYPDFDTDPHPRLLSSYQVDLKTLEASHTSYAESSNRPLLHRKHEFLAPDDADSEKYRRLTEAEVKAGLYEHPHLIGTESGWEAELDRCGRELRGHRLVRAKADRQARLD from the coding sequence ATGGTGCAGCAAACATGGAACAGTGACCGCAGACTGACCGCGATCAGTCGCGCAGGGCTCTCCGTGCCCGCCCGTCAAGCCGTCCTCGACAGGCAGGTGACTCCGGGACGCAGTGTCCTGGACTACGGCTGCGGCCGCGGCGACGACGTACGCGCGCTTCAGCGCCTCGACTGCGTGGCCGCCGGCTGGGACCCCTTCTTCCAGCCGGACGCGAAGATGGAGCCGGCGGACGTCGTCCTGCTTACCTACGTTCTCAACGTCATCGAAGACCCACACGAGCGCCGAAAGACGCTGCAGGCGGCCTGGAACCTGGCGGGCACGGTGCTCGTCGCCTCAGCACGGTTGACGTGGGAGAAATCGAAGGTCAAGGGCGAGGCCTTCGGCGATGGGCTCCTCACCAGCCGGCAGACCTTTCAGCACCTCTTCAGGGCAAGCGAGCTACGCGACTACGTCGAGGAAGTCACAGGCGTACGGACAGTCTCCGCTGCTCCAGGGGTCGTCTACGCGTTCAAGGACGAGACCGCGCGGTTGAGCTACCTTGCGCATCGGATTGTCCCCGACGCTGAGTGGCTCGCTTCAGAAGACACGACCTCGGCGATCGCGGCTGTCGTGGATCACGTGGAACGCCGCGGGCGCACGCCACGCGTGGAAGAAATGCCACAGCCCATGGCCGAACTCCTCAGCCACTTGCGCCCCAACGAGCTGAGCCGACTGGTTCGAGACTCCGCAGACCAGGCCAAGGTCGAAGAGGGCGCCAGGCGGTCCACGCTCAATACCCTGCTCTTCCTCGCCGTCGAGCTCTTCAACGGTCGTGGCCCCTTCGCCAGCCTCCCGTTCAGCGTCCAGCTCGACGTCCGCGCCTTCTTCTCCTCCTACAGGGAGGCATGCCAGCGATCCGACCGGCTACTCCTCAAACTGCGCGACGACACCTACGTCCGCGGAGCTATGAACGCCTCGACAGTGGGGAAGCTGACGCCGACCGCCCTGTATGTGCACCAGCGTGCTGTCGACCGCATGCCTACGGTCCTTCGGCTATACGAGCACTGCGCTTCGATCGCGGCCGGCCGACCTCAGGCATGGACCGTCGCCAAGCTCCGCCACCAGGGACGAGCTGTTAGCTGGCTGGACTACCCGGACTTCGACACAGACCCCCACCCGCGGCTTCTGTCCTCGTACCAGGTCGACTTGAAGACGCTCGAGGCCTCGCACACCTCGTACGCCGAATCTTCGAACCGGCCGCTGCTACACCGCAAACACGAGTTCCTGGCTCCCGACGACGCCGATTCCGAGAAGTACCGGCGGCTAACGGAGGCAGAAGTAAAGGCCGGCCTGTACGAACATCCCCACCTCATTGGCACAGAGAGCGGCTGGGAAGCGGAGCTGGACCGGTGTGGTCGAGAGCTGCGTGGTCACCGTCTTGTACGAGCCAAGGCTGATCGTCAGGCTCGGCTGGACTGA
- a CDS encoding histone-like nucleoid-structuring protein Lsr2, which yields MSPSRNGRRDMARHVETYFVDDLTQERGDDVQTRSFELDGVSYEIDLSAASYETLESTLSPFVKAARRTSSGRRTRSRKAPTRKRVPAATFSDAEPDPAEIRKWAKERKIAVPARGRIPRSVREQFVAVHTAA from the coding sequence ATGTCTCCGTCGCGGAACGGAAGGAGAGACATGGCAAGGCACGTAGAGACCTATTTCGTGGACGACTTGACCCAGGAGCGGGGTGATGACGTCCAGACACGCTCATTTGAACTCGACGGCGTCTCCTACGAAATAGACCTCAGCGCGGCTTCATATGAGACCCTCGAATCCACGCTCTCCCCCTTCGTGAAGGCTGCCCGCCGGACATCTTCCGGCAGGAGGACGAGGTCTCGCAAGGCACCCACCCGGAAGCGAGTTCCCGCTGCCACGTTCAGCGATGCCGAGCCGGATCCCGCCGAGATCCGTAAGTGGGCAAAGGAGCGGAAGATCGCGGTGCCTGCACGAGGACGGATCCCACGTTCGGTTCGGGAACAATTCGTCGCAGTCCACACCGCTGCGTAG
- a CDS encoding SAM-dependent methyltransferase yields MSIERPPINSSVPHSARIWNYWLGGKDCYEIDRQVGDQIAAANPGILDTARAQRAFLVRAVEYLVRDAGIRQFLDVGTGLPTADNTHEVAQRLLPEARIVYVDHDPVVLVHAEALLTSTPEGATDYIDADLRNPEQILEQAAKTLDFTQPVALVLLGIAAHVTDDSAYDIVNRLVDALPPGSYLVFCDSTDVIHPEQQRAMVEQWNEASDNPRVNRSPDQLARFFDGFELLEPGLVSTSRWRPDSNGLEEPVEVDNFGGVARKL; encoded by the coding sequence ATGTCAATTGAACGCCCGCCCATCAACAGCAGCGTGCCGCACTCCGCCCGCATCTGGAACTACTGGCTGGGCGGCAAGGACTGCTACGAGATCGACCGGCAGGTCGGCGACCAGATCGCCGCGGCCAACCCGGGGATTCTCGACACCGCCCGGGCGCAGCGGGCGTTCCTCGTCCGTGCTGTCGAGTACCTCGTCCGCGACGCCGGCATCCGCCAGTTCCTGGACGTGGGCACGGGCCTGCCCACCGCCGACAACACCCACGAGGTCGCGCAGCGTCTGCTGCCCGAGGCGCGGATCGTCTACGTCGATCACGACCCGGTCGTCCTGGTGCACGCCGAGGCGCTGCTCACCAGCACGCCCGAGGGTGCGACGGACTACATCGACGCCGATCTGCGGAATCCGGAGCAGATCCTCGAACAGGCTGCCAAGACACTGGACTTCACCCAGCCAGTGGCGTTGGTCCTGCTGGGCATTGCCGCCCATGTCACCGACGACTCCGCCTACGACATCGTGAACCGCCTGGTCGACGCCCTGCCGCCCGGCAGCTACCTCGTGTTCTGCGACAGCACCGACGTCATCCACCCCGAGCAACAACGCGCGATGGTCGAGCAGTGGAACGAGGCGAGCGACAACCCCCGCGTCAACCGCAGCCCCGACCAACTCGCCCGCTTCTTCGATGGCTTCGAGCTGCTGGAGCCCGGCCTGGTCTCGACGTCTCGGTGGCGTCCCGACTCGAATGGTCTCGAAGAACCCGTTGAAGTCGACAACTTCGGCGGCGTGGCGCGGAAGCTGTAG
- the dndB gene encoding DNA sulfur modification protein DndB — protein sequence MCPLRLIPKIFLFNEDELAPEVRAQRVLNKGRLPALTRYIVDNPDDYVFSALTASVDGPMQFESISDSGVGMRVGQIRIPMAARFLINDGQHRRAAIEAALKEYPDLGEETIAVVFFHDAGLARCQQMFADLNRHAVRPPRSIGVLYDHRDDLAITARLLAMKSAVFKGHVDMESSTLSQRSRKLFTLSALYFSTQSLLQGLGLKKEPAQEIVQQYWEAVDQVIPEWGMVRRRELTAPEVRKDFIHSHGIALHALGRIGNTLLKESQDPKSWKPKLNRLKTIDWSRTNSDWEGRALIGGRVQKSHQNLALTVNYLRQRMNLRLSPEEQRAEDAYVRGDE from the coding sequence ATGTGTCCGCTTCGTCTGATTCCAAAGATCTTCTTGTTCAATGAGGACGAGCTAGCCCCTGAAGTGCGAGCTCAGCGCGTCCTCAACAAGGGGCGCCTGCCGGCCCTGACTCGCTACATTGTGGACAATCCGGACGATTACGTCTTCAGTGCTCTTACGGCTTCCGTCGACGGGCCGATGCAGTTCGAGAGCATCTCCGACTCCGGAGTGGGTATGCGGGTCGGTCAGATCCGGATCCCGATGGCCGCCCGCTTCCTCATCAACGACGGACAGCACCGCAGGGCAGCGATCGAGGCAGCCCTGAAGGAATACCCCGACCTGGGCGAGGAGACCATCGCCGTCGTCTTCTTTCACGACGCCGGCCTCGCCCGCTGCCAGCAGATGTTCGCCGACCTGAACCGCCACGCCGTGCGGCCGCCGCGGTCTATCGGGGTGCTGTACGACCACCGCGACGATCTGGCGATCACGGCGCGTCTCCTGGCGATGAAGTCGGCGGTGTTTAAGGGGCATGTAGACATGGAGAGCAGTACTCTCTCCCAACGGTCCCGAAAACTCTTCACACTCAGCGCCCTCTACTTCTCAACTCAGTCGCTGCTTCAGGGACTTGGGCTCAAGAAGGAGCCTGCTCAGGAGATTGTGCAGCAGTACTGGGAAGCAGTGGACCAAGTCATCCCTGAATGGGGCATGGTCCGCCGAAGAGAGTTGACAGCACCCGAAGTCCGCAAGGATTTCATCCACAGTCATGGCATCGCCTTGCATGCACTTGGTCGGATCGGTAACACCTTGCTGAAGGAGTCGCAGGATCCCAAGTCTTGGAAGCCAAAGCTTAATCGCCTGAAGACCATTGACTGGTCGAGGACCAACTCTGACTGGGAAGGTCGGGCCCTGATCGGGGGCCGCGTGCAGAAGAGTCACCAGAACCTGGCTCTGACTGTCAACTATCTCCGTCAGCGCATGAACCTCCGACTCAGCCCTGAAGAGCAGCGCGCAGAAGACGCATACGTACGAGGAGACGAATGA
- the dndA gene encoding cysteine desulfurase DndA produces the protein MGLVATYLDAAATTRVDPRVAEVVLHWMTEDFGNAGSRTHEYGSRAKRAVQRARQYLASTFNADVDELIFTSGATESNNIALLGLAPYGEESGRRHIITSAIEHKAVIEPLQHLQSRGFDVDFIEPGPTGRVSSAAVMDRLRPDTLLVSLMHVNNETGVVQPVVELAEQLRDTPTFFHVDAAQGYGKLTQDLTAPIDLISVSGHKIGAPKGVGMLVTRQTEDLDDLPLQPIMYGGGQERELRPGTLPVPLIMGLEEAAKIFHREREVWFKAAAELRSRLLSALGKTQFRLNGDQDHVVPHILNLSFEGVNAEALIVALKEQVAVATGSACTSASYTPSHVLTAMGLPKEAAKNGLRLSWFPSQTGDLDIDALVSTIAGFQSSRA, from the coding sequence GTGGGGTTAGTGGCGACGTATCTGGATGCAGCAGCAACCACACGTGTGGACCCACGCGTTGCAGAGGTGGTCCTGCACTGGATGACGGAGGACTTCGGCAACGCAGGGAGCCGGACCCACGAGTACGGATCCCGCGCGAAACGTGCTGTGCAGCGAGCGCGCCAGTACCTGGCCAGCACGTTCAACGCCGATGTGGACGAGTTGATCTTCACTAGCGGCGCCACGGAGAGCAACAACATTGCCCTGCTCGGTCTCGCTCCCTACGGTGAGGAGAGTGGTAGGCGCCACATCATCACCTCGGCCATCGAACACAAAGCGGTCATCGAACCACTACAGCACCTCCAGTCCCGCGGCTTCGACGTCGACTTCATCGAGCCGGGACCAACCGGGCGAGTCTCATCCGCGGCCGTGATGGACCGACTGCGTCCGGACACGCTCCTCGTGTCGCTGATGCACGTCAACAACGAGACAGGTGTAGTCCAGCCTGTTGTCGAGCTCGCCGAGCAGCTTCGGGACACGCCCACGTTCTTTCATGTGGACGCAGCGCAGGGGTATGGGAAGCTCACGCAGGACCTGACCGCCCCGATCGACTTGATCAGTGTCAGCGGCCACAAGATCGGCGCTCCCAAGGGTGTCGGGATGCTTGTCACCCGCCAGACGGAGGATCTCGACGATCTACCGCTGCAGCCGATCATGTATGGCGGCGGGCAAGAGCGTGAGCTTCGCCCGGGAACGCTGCCTGTCCCACTGATCATGGGACTCGAAGAAGCCGCAAAGATCTTCCACCGTGAACGTGAGGTGTGGTTCAAGGCTGCGGCCGAGCTGCGCTCGCGCCTCCTGAGCGCACTGGGCAAGACGCAGTTTCGCCTCAACGGCGACCAGGACCACGTCGTGCCGCACATCCTGAACCTGTCGTTCGAAGGGGTGAACGCTGAAGCTCTGATCGTCGCGCTCAAGGAGCAAGTGGCTGTAGCGACCGGATCTGCATGCACGAGCGCGTCATACACGCCCAGTCACGTCCTCACTGCCATGGGTCTGCCGAAGGAGGCCGCAAAGAATGGTCTAAGGCTGTCCTGGTTCCCCAGCCAAACGGGGGATCTGGACATTGACGCGTTGGTGTCCACGATTGCGGGCTTTCAGTCCAGCCGAGCCTGA
- a CDS encoding serine/threonine-protein kinase has translation MTTNPFHSVTHVATLGAALDRLGTVFQRFEAQDSGCISYGLLASGQRWFVKGASTPQGISSLRRAVSFHQSVSHQAIVPLMNSFTTEDGLVLVYPWMSGEVLYHPTLSRQGGRAAPDSPMARFRAQPLPLIHAALECILSAHLAVEEAGFVAVDFYDGCMLYDFDEHRVVLCDLDEYRAGPFVLEVDRLPGSMRYMAPEEFVRGSLIDIRTTVFALGRALRLLLDAGDQEKEWRGTPEQLEVVRTATATDPERRFPSVRSLVGAWQTAA, from the coding sequence ATGACGACGAACCCGTTTCATAGCGTCACGCACGTTGCGACGCTCGGAGCCGCTCTCGACCGGTTGGGCACCGTCTTCCAGAGGTTCGAAGCGCAGGACTCTGGCTGCATCTCATACGGACTGCTGGCATCAGGGCAACGTTGGTTCGTGAAAGGCGCTTCGACGCCGCAGGGGATCTCCTCCTTGCGGCGGGCGGTCTCGTTTCACCAAAGCGTCTCACACCAGGCCATCGTCCCCCTGATGAATTCCTTCACCACAGAGGACGGCCTTGTGCTGGTCTACCCATGGATGAGTGGAGAGGTTCTCTATCATCCGACCCTCTCACGCCAGGGGGGTCGGGCAGCCCCGGACAGCCCGATGGCACGGTTCAGGGCCCAGCCCCTTCCCCTAATTCATGCCGCGCTGGAATGCATCCTCTCTGCCCATCTGGCTGTGGAGGAGGCCGGATTTGTCGCAGTCGACTTCTATGACGGATGCATGTTGTACGACTTCGACGAGCACCGCGTGGTGCTGTGCGACTTGGACGAATACCGGGCGGGCCCCTTCGTTCTGGAGGTGGACCGGCTGCCCGGGTCGATGCGTTATATGGCGCCAGAGGAGTTCGTGCGCGGATCGCTGATCGACATCCGGACAACAGTGTTCGCTCTGGGGCGGGCACTCCGCCTCCTTTTGGACGCTGGCGACCAGGAGAAGGAATGGCGCGGGACACCCGAGCAGTTGGAGGTCGTCAGGACTGCGACTGCCACCGATCCAGAGCGCCGGTTCCCATCCGTCCGGTCACTCGTCGGCGCCTGGCAGACGGCAGCCTGA
- a CDS encoding head decoration protein, which translates to MIQPYTTSVTMTANRDWLASRHGTDSTETITLDLQKLTKDTHYVETTAGQPHGYVRSGVPVGRITASGLFGAYDPAAKDGREVFAGLVYAEAPFTPGTTKVPAALFWHGTVKAAKIPGGIDPSKIAPSPAGAQIRFLEAVSA; encoded by the coding sequence TTGATCCAGCCGTACACCACCTCCGTCACCATGACTGCGAACCGGGACTGGCTCGCCTCCCGGCACGGCACCGACTCCACGGAGACCATCACTCTCGACCTGCAGAAGCTGACCAAGGACACCCACTACGTCGAAACGACCGCGGGCCAGCCGCACGGCTACGTACGCTCCGGTGTCCCGGTCGGCCGCATCACCGCCTCCGGCCTGTTCGGCGCATACGATCCTGCCGCGAAGGACGGCCGGGAAGTCTTCGCCGGCCTCGTCTACGCCGAGGCCCCGTTCACGCCCGGCACGACCAAGGTTCCCGCGGCGCTGTTCTGGCACGGCACGGTGAAGGCGGCGAAGATCCCCGGCGGCATCGACCCGTCGAAGATCGCCCCTAGCCCGGCCGGCGCACAGATCCGGTTTCTTGAGGCGGTGAGCGCGTGA